In a single window of the Acidobacteriota bacterium genome:
- a CDS encoding alpha/beta fold hydrolase, whose protein sequence is MYPQGNLFIPASHGRLEAILKDPSVERRGVALVCHPHPLGGGTMHNKVVFRAAAGLNDAGLTVIRFNFRGVGLSTGVHNEIEGGIQDVRDALEFLAGEYPGEDITLAGFSFGSRTGMEVGITDDRVKRLISIGTPVEKYSDYDFLTAVTKPILFVHGTEDEFCSVQSLRSLTDQIPHADVVIFENSGHFFDEHLQELRETVREWTLKELQTG, encoded by the coding sequence ATGTATCCTCAGGGAAACCTCTTCATACCCGCTTCACACGGCCGTTTAGAAGCGATACTCAAGGACCCGTCAGTCGAACGCCGCGGCGTAGCACTGGTTTGTCATCCGCATCCGCTCGGCGGCGGGACCATGCACAACAAGGTGGTCTTTCGTGCCGCCGCGGGGCTGAACGATGCAGGGCTCACGGTGATTCGATTCAATTTTCGCGGCGTTGGGCTTTCGACCGGTGTGCATAATGAGATCGAGGGCGGAATTCAGGATGTTCGCGACGCATTGGAGTTCCTTGCCGGCGAATATCCTGGCGAAGATATCACGCTTGCCGGGTTTTCCTTTGGCTCACGGACAGGAATGGAGGTCGGAATAACAGATGACCGCGTAAAACGGCTGATCTCGATCGGAACCCCGGTCGAAAAATATAGTGATTACGATTTTTTGACCGCAGTTACCAAACCGATACTGTTCGTCCACGGTACCGAAGATGAATTCTGCTCGGTCCAAAGCCTCCGAAGTTTGACAGATCAGATACCGCATGCGGATGTCGTGATATTCGAGAATAGCGGACACTTTTTTGACGAACATCTGCAGGAACTGCGCGAGACCGTCCGCGAATGGACGCTGAAGGAACTTCAAACAGGCTGA